The following coding sequences lie in one Kribbella sp. NBC_00709 genomic window:
- a CDS encoding universal stress protein, which yields MSDWNRTGPVVVEVDGSAENLRVVDYASAEALRTGAELVLVAPYSAHGSYSPMMPGYAPKPPAEAADAAVRAAVAHVRHRDGYATELVALTEEGSRLRVLATAARKARMLVVGRSRSRGPQRLVHTQANLTLAARAGCPVVVVPLSWKPSLVDRKVAVGIDGTALSTEALEFAFGVAAAREGDLIVVHAGLPAERPFADEDPDCSWISRADYILSENLAPWTRRFPDVKVTRFLSSRPPAAALVHESGDVGLIVVGAHSGPLPIDPVARRSTAAMTCPVAIVPHHLTDAEGKRLDASRTSVGSH from the coding sequence ATGAGTGACTGGAACCGGACCGGCCCGGTAGTGGTCGAGGTCGACGGAAGCGCGGAAAACCTTCGCGTAGTGGACTACGCGTCCGCCGAAGCCTTGCGGACGGGCGCGGAGCTGGTGCTGGTCGCGCCGTACTCCGCGCACGGTTCGTACTCTCCGATGATGCCGGGCTACGCGCCGAAGCCGCCCGCGGAGGCAGCCGACGCCGCGGTCCGGGCAGCTGTGGCGCATGTGCGGCACCGCGACGGATACGCGACCGAACTGGTCGCGCTCACCGAGGAGGGCTCCCGGCTCCGCGTCCTCGCGACTGCGGCGCGCAAGGCCCGGATGCTCGTGGTCGGGCGTTCGCGCAGTCGTGGCCCACAGCGGCTGGTGCACACCCAGGCCAACCTGACGCTGGCAGCGCGGGCCGGCTGCCCGGTGGTCGTCGTACCGCTGTCCTGGAAGCCGTCGCTGGTCGACCGGAAGGTTGCCGTCGGCATCGATGGTACGGCGTTGTCGACCGAGGCGCTCGAGTTCGCCTTCGGGGTGGCGGCGGCACGGGAGGGTGACCTGATCGTGGTTCACGCCGGACTGCCGGCCGAGCGTCCGTTCGCGGACGAGGATCCGGACTGCTCGTGGATCAGCCGGGCCGACTACATCCTGTCCGAGAACCTGGCCCCGTGGACGAGGCGCTTCCCGGACGTGAAGGTGACGCGCTTCCTGAGTAGCCGTCCGCCGGCAGCGGCACTGGTGCACGAGAGCGGCGACGTCGGACTGATCGTCGTCGGCGCGCACAGCGGCCCGTTGCCGATCGACCCGGTCGCGCGGCGTTCGACGGCCGCGATGACCTGCCCGGTCGCGATCGTCCCGCACCACCTGACCGACGCCGAGGGCAAGCGCCTGGACGCTTCCCGCACGAGCGTCGGATCGCACTGA